A portion of the Streptomyces sp. NBC_01335 genome contains these proteins:
- a CDS encoding AraC family transcriptional regulator, with amino-acid sequence MTSGQEISAWRPQVAGVVEVLHAHFTEHAYPMHVHDSWTLLIVDDGAVRYDLDRYERGTPRDTVSLLPPQVPHNGSPATAHGFRKRVVYLDMTQLDASLIGPAVDHPDFTDPLLRTRVGQLHAALAHPGDAFEAESRLAFVGERLRALLSPAAENGGAVPDGHGVARDLRDLLDERLPEGLTLTEAARLVHAHPTHLVRAFSGAFGIAPHQYLTSRRVDLARRLLLDGLPPGEVATAAGFHDQSHLTRHFKRIMGTTPGRYAGGTPGSPDRGVRASGGAGV; translated from the coding sequence GTGACGTCCGGGCAGGAGATCTCCGCGTGGCGCCCGCAGGTCGCGGGCGTCGTCGAGGTCCTGCACGCCCACTTCACCGAGCACGCCTACCCCATGCACGTGCACGACTCCTGGACCCTGCTGATCGTGGACGACGGGGCCGTCCGCTACGACCTCGACCGGTACGAGCGCGGCACTCCGCGCGACACCGTGAGCCTGCTGCCCCCGCAGGTCCCGCACAACGGCTCGCCCGCCACGGCGCACGGCTTCCGCAAGCGCGTCGTCTACCTCGACATGACCCAGCTCGACGCGAGCCTCATCGGACCCGCGGTCGACCACCCGGACTTCACCGACCCCCTGCTGCGCACCCGCGTCGGCCAGCTGCACGCGGCGCTCGCGCACCCCGGTGACGCGTTCGAGGCGGAGAGCCGGCTGGCCTTCGTGGGGGAGCGGCTGCGGGCGCTCCTGAGCCCCGCGGCCGAGAACGGTGGTGCCGTACCCGACGGCCACGGCGTCGCCCGGGACCTGCGTGATCTGCTCGACGAGCGGCTGCCGGAGGGCCTCACCCTGACCGAGGCCGCCCGTCTGGTCCACGCCCACCCCACCCATCTCGTACGGGCCTTCAGCGGTGCGTTCGGCATCGCCCCGCACCAGTACCTGACCTCCCGCCGTGTCGACCTGGCCCGCCGCCTGCTGCTCGACGGGCTGCCGCCGGGCGAGGTGGCCACCGCCGCCGGGTTCCACGACCAGTCGCACCTCACCCGGCACTTCAAACGGATCATGGGCACCACCCCGGGCCGGTACGCCGGCGGAACGCCGGGAAGCCCGGACCGCGGGGTCCGGGCTTCCGGTGGTGCGGGGGTGTGA
- the treS gene encoding maltose alpha-D-glucosyltransferase: MIVNEPVPDTFEDTPAKDRDPDWFKRAVFYEVLVRSFQDSNGDGIGDLKGITAKLDYLQWLGIDCLWLPPFFKSPLRDGGYDVSDYTAVLPEFGDLADFVEFVDAAHQRGMRVIIDFVMNHTSDQHEWFQQSRSDPDGPYGDYYVWADDDKQFPDARIIFVDTETSNWTFDPVRKQYYWHRFFSHQPDLNYDNPAVQEEIISALRFWLDLGIDGFRVDAVPYLYQREGTNCENLPETHGFLKRVRKEIDANYPDTVLLAEANQWPEDVVDYFGDYQAGGDECHMAFHFPVMPRIFMAVRRESRYPVSEVLAKTPAIPKNCQWGIFLRNHDELTLEMVTDEERDYMYAEYAKDPRMRANIGIRRRLAPLLDNDRNQIELFTALLLSLPGSPILYYGDEIGMGDNIWLGDRDGVRTPMQWTPDRNAGFSSSDPGRLFLPTIMDPVYGYQVTNVEASMASPSSLLHWTRRMIEIRKQNPAFGLGEYTELPSSNPAVLAFTREYGDDLVLCVHNFSRFAQPTELDLRSFNGRHPVELIGGVRFPAVGEWPYLLTLAGHGFYWFRLRKEAPAI; the protein is encoded by the coding sequence ATGATCGTGAATGAGCCTGTTCCCGACACCTTCGAGGACACCCCCGCCAAGGACCGGGATCCCGACTGGTTCAAGCGCGCCGTCTTCTACGAGGTACTCGTCCGGTCCTTCCAGGACTCCAACGGCGACGGCATCGGAGACCTCAAGGGCATCACCGCCAAGCTGGACTACCTCCAGTGGCTGGGCATCGACTGCCTCTGGCTGCCGCCGTTCTTCAAGTCGCCGCTGCGCGACGGCGGTTACGACGTCTCCGACTACACCGCGGTCCTTCCGGAGTTCGGCGACCTCGCCGACTTCGTGGAGTTCGTGGACGCCGCGCACCAGCGCGGCATGCGCGTCATCATCGACTTCGTCATGAACCACACGAGCGACCAGCACGAGTGGTTCCAGCAGTCCCGCTCGGACCCCGACGGGCCGTACGGCGACTACTACGTCTGGGCCGACGACGACAAGCAGTTCCCCGACGCGAGGATCATCTTCGTCGACACGGAGACCTCGAACTGGACCTTCGACCCGGTGCGCAAGCAGTACTACTGGCACCGGTTCTTCTCGCACCAGCCCGACCTCAACTACGACAACCCGGCGGTGCAGGAGGAGATCATCTCCGCCCTCCGGTTCTGGCTGGACCTCGGCATCGACGGCTTCCGCGTGGACGCCGTGCCCTACCTCTACCAGCGCGAGGGCACCAACTGCGAGAACCTCCCCGAGACCCACGGCTTCCTCAAGCGGGTCCGCAAGGAGATCGACGCCAACTACCCGGACACCGTGCTGCTCGCCGAGGCCAACCAGTGGCCCGAGGACGTCGTCGACTACTTCGGCGACTACCAGGCCGGCGGCGACGAGTGCCACATGGCGTTCCACTTCCCGGTGATGCCGCGCATCTTCATGGCGGTACGGCGGGAGAGCCGCTACCCGGTCTCCGAAGTCCTCGCCAAGACACCGGCGATCCCGAAGAACTGCCAGTGGGGCATCTTCCTGCGCAACCACGACGAGCTCACCCTCGAAATGGTCACGGACGAAGAGCGCGACTATATGTACGCGGAGTACGCCAAGGACCCGAGGATGCGCGCCAACATCGGCATCCGGCGCCGCCTCGCCCCGCTGCTGGACAACGACCGCAACCAGATCGAGCTGTTCACCGCTCTGCTGCTGTCGCTGCCCGGCTCCCCGATCCTCTACTACGGGGACGAGATCGGGATGGGCGACAACATCTGGCTGGGCGACCGCGACGGGGTGCGCACCCCGATGCAGTGGACGCCGGACCGCAACGCCGGCTTCTCCTCCAGCGACCCGGGCCGGCTCTTCCTGCCCACGATCATGGACCCGGTCTACGGCTACCAGGTCACCAACGTCGAGGCGTCGATGGCGTCGCCCTCCTCGCTGCTGCACTGGACCCGCCGGATGATCGAGATCCGCAAGCAGAATCCGGCCTTCGGGCTGGGCGAGTACACCGAACTGCCCTCGTCCAACCCTGCGGTGCTCGCGTTCACCCGCGAGTACGGGGACGACCTCGTGCTGTGCGTCCACAACTTCTCCCGGTTCGCGCAGCCGACGGAGCTCGATCTGCGGTCGTTCAACGGACGCCACCCGGTCGAACTGATCGGCGGGGTGCGGTTCCCGGCCGTCGGCGAGTGGCCCTACCTGCTCACTCTCGCCGGCCACGGCTTCTACTGGTTCCGCCTGCGGAAGGAAGCCCCGGCCATCTGA
- a CDS encoding maltokinase N-terminal cap-like domain-containing protein, translating to MSEAASTHVALAKSTTKQAPHPQAHPRPGGAAAGTALLPSLAPLLHDWLPRQRWFAGKGHPVAGFTLVSATEILPVDSSTTGPGLLHLLVRVHQPGLPARATGDCYQLLLGVRTTLPPSLASALIGRVTDGPLAGRTVYEGLHDPRLAGLLLERFRRPGPLGALRFERAETIPAGLAPRLLDTEQSNSSLVFGDAYILKILRRVFPGTNPDLELPLALVGEGCGRVPAPVAWFEATTPEPLTLGVLQPFLRGAEDGWQLALAALAEGRDFVPEARALGRATAEVHAALASALPGPDLRLPGTEQLVAGMTQRLESTAQAVPALLPYVPALHAAFEAVAELGHRGRSWATHRVHGDLHLGQTLRAADGFWSLIDFEGEPARPLAERRSPQPPVRDVAGMLRSFDYAARSHRPWSDAWAERCRSAYCEGYADVSGTDPRSEPELLRAHETDKAVYEVLYEARHRPDWLPVPMAAIQRLAAST from the coding sequence ATGTCGGAGGCTGCATCCACTCACGTCGCCCTGGCGAAGAGCACCACGAAACAGGCGCCCCACCCGCAAGCCCATCCACGGCCCGGGGGCGCCGCGGCGGGGACGGCACTGCTGCCCTCACTCGCCCCGCTGCTCCACGACTGGCTCCCCCGGCAACGCTGGTTCGCCGGCAAGGGCCACCCGGTGGCCGGGTTCACCCTGGTCTCCGCGACCGAGATACTGCCGGTGGACTCCTCGACGACCGGCCCCGGACTGCTCCACCTCCTGGTCCGGGTCCACCAGCCGGGACTGCCCGCCCGCGCCACCGGTGACTGCTACCAGCTCCTGCTGGGAGTCCGGACCACCCTGCCGCCGAGCCTGGCCTCCGCCCTCATCGGGCGGGTCACGGACGGCCCGCTGGCCGGCCGCACCGTGTACGAGGGCCTCCACGACCCCCGGCTCGCCGGGCTGCTGCTGGAGCGGTTCCGCCGCCCGGGGCCGCTCGGGGCGCTCCGCTTCGAGCGCGCGGAAACGATTCCGGCGGGGCTCGCGCCCCGGCTGCTGGACACCGAGCAGTCCAACTCCTCGCTCGTCTTCGGCGACGCGTACATCCTCAAGATCCTGCGGAGAGTCTTCCCCGGGACCAACCCCGACCTGGAGCTGCCGCTCGCCCTCGTCGGCGAGGGCTGCGGACGGGTGCCCGCACCCGTCGCCTGGTTCGAGGCCACCACCCCGGAACCGCTCACCCTCGGAGTGCTGCAACCCTTCCTGCGCGGTGCCGAGGACGGCTGGCAACTGGCCCTCGCCGCCCTCGCGGAGGGACGCGACTTCGTCCCCGAGGCGCGCGCGCTCGGCCGGGCCACCGCCGAGGTCCACGCCGCGCTCGCCTCCGCCCTGCCGGGCCCTGACCTGCGCCTTCCCGGCACCGAACAGCTCGTCGCCGGAATGACCCAGCGGCTGGAGTCGACCGCGCAGGCGGTCCCCGCACTCCTGCCGTACGTCCCCGCGCTGCACGCCGCCTTCGAGGCGGTGGCGGAGCTCGGACACCGGGGCCGCTCCTGGGCCACCCACCGGGTCCACGGCGATCTGCACCTCGGACAGACCCTCCGCGCCGCCGACGGGTTCTGGTCACTGATCGACTTCGAGGGCGAACCCGCCCGGCCGCTCGCCGAACGCCGCAGCCCGCAGCCACCGGTGCGCGACGTCGCCGGGATGCTCCGGTCCTTCGACTACGCGGCCCGCTCCCACCGCCCGTGGAGCGACGCCTGGGCCGAGCGCTGCCGCTCCGCTTACTGCGAGGGGTACGCCGACGTCTCGGGCACCGACCCCCGCAGCGAACCCGAGCTGCTGCGCGCCCACGAGACGGACAAGGCGGTGTACGAGGTGCTGTACGAGGCACGGCACCGCCCCGACTGGCTGCCCGTCCCGATGGCCGCGATCCAGCGGCTGGCCGCGTCCACCTGA
- a CDS encoding alpha-1,4-glucan--maltose-1-phosphate maltosyltransferase — MIGRIPVLDVRPLVDCGRRPAKAVVGETFQVSATVFREGHDAVAANVVLRDPSGRRGPFVPLRELAPGTDRWGADVTPDSEGRWTYKVEAWSDPLTTWRRLAQIKIPAGLDTELVLAEGAALHERAASGVPKKDGREAVLAAVDALRDATRTPADRLAAALTPAVADPLARFPLRELVTASRPLPLVVERPRALYGAWYELFPRSEGARRETVPGGGTRLVSGTFRTAAERLPAVAAMGFDVVYLPPVHPIGTSHRKGPDNTLTAGADDPGVPWAIGSADGGHDAVHPDLGTLEDFDHFVETARTLRMEIALDFALQCSPDHPWVKEHPEWFHHRPDGSIAYAENPPKKYQDIFPIAFDKDMRGLIAETVRVLRFWMDRGVRIFRVDNPHTKPVVFWERVIGEINGTDPDVVFLAEAFTRPAMMHTLAKVGFQQSYTYFTWRNTKQELTEYATEVSGESAAYMRPNFFVNTPDILPGYLQDGGRPAFEARAVLAATLSPSWGVYAGFELCENTPVRPGSEEYLHSEKYELRPRDWESAEREGRSLAPLITSLNRIRRRHPALRQLRDVHFHSVDNDALIAYSKRSGSNTLLVVVNLDPHHTQEATVSLDMPQLGLDWHESVPVRDELTGDTYHWGRAFYVRLEPGITPAHIVVLRPSPPTGGSPTP, encoded by the coding sequence ATGATCGGTCGTATCCCCGTCCTGGACGTCCGCCCGCTCGTCGACTGCGGCAGACGCCCGGCGAAGGCGGTGGTGGGCGAGACCTTCCAGGTCTCCGCCACCGTCTTCCGCGAAGGCCATGACGCGGTGGCGGCCAACGTCGTACTGCGCGACCCGAGCGGGCGGCGCGGCCCCTTCGTACCGCTGCGCGAACTGGCCCCGGGTACGGACCGGTGGGGAGCGGACGTCACCCCTGACTCCGAGGGGCGCTGGACGTACAAGGTCGAGGCGTGGAGCGACCCGCTGACCACCTGGCGGCGGCTCGCGCAGATCAAGATCCCGGCCGGCCTCGACACCGAACTGGTGCTCGCCGAGGGCGCGGCGCTCCACGAGCGCGCGGCGTCGGGCGTTCCGAAGAAGGACGGGCGGGAGGCGGTGCTCGCCGCCGTCGACGCGTTGCGCGACGCCACCCGTACGCCCGCGGACCGGCTGGCGGCGGCGCTCACCCCGGCGGTGGCCGACCCGCTCGCCCGCTTCCCGCTGCGCGAGCTGGTCACCGCTTCGCGCCCCCTGCCGCTGGTCGTCGAGCGCCCGCGTGCGCTGTACGGCGCGTGGTACGAACTCTTCCCGCGCTCCGAGGGCGCCCGCCGCGAAACCGTCCCCGGCGGAGGGACCCGGCTGGTCAGCGGCACGTTCCGGACGGCGGCCGAGCGGCTGCCGGCGGTGGCCGCGATGGGCTTCGACGTCGTCTACCTGCCGCCGGTCCACCCCATCGGCACCTCCCACCGCAAGGGGCCGGACAACACCCTGACCGCGGGCGCCGACGACCCGGGCGTGCCCTGGGCGATCGGTTCGGCGGACGGCGGCCACGACGCCGTCCACCCCGACCTCGGCACGCTGGAGGACTTCGACCACTTCGTGGAGACGGCCCGCACCCTGCGGATGGAGATCGCGCTGGACTTCGCGCTCCAGTGCTCCCCCGACCACCCCTGGGTGAAGGAGCACCCGGAGTGGTTCCACCACCGCCCGGACGGGTCGATCGCGTACGCGGAGAACCCGCCGAAGAAGTACCAGGACATCTTCCCGATCGCCTTCGACAAGGACATGCGCGGGCTGATCGCCGAGACCGTGCGGGTGCTGCGGTTCTGGATGGACCGGGGGGTGCGGATCTTCCGGGTGGACAACCCGCACACCAAGCCGGTCGTCTTCTGGGAGCGGGTGATCGGGGAGATCAACGGCACCGACCCGGACGTGGTCTTCCTCGCCGAGGCGTTCACCCGCCCGGCGATGATGCACACGCTGGCGAAGGTCGGTTTCCAGCAGTCGTACACGTACTTCACCTGGCGGAACACGAAGCAGGAGCTCACCGAGTACGCCACCGAGGTCTCGGGCGAGTCGGCCGCGTACATGCGGCCCAACTTCTTCGTGAACACCCCCGACATCCTTCCCGGTTACCTCCAGGACGGCGGGCGGCCGGCCTTCGAGGCACGGGCCGTGCTGGCCGCGACGCTCTCCCCGTCCTGGGGCGTGTACGCGGGATTCGAGCTGTGCGAGAACACCCCGGTGCGCCCGGGGAGCGAGGAGTACCTGCACTCGGAGAAGTACGAACTCAGGCCCAGGGACTGGGAGTCGGCCGAGCGGGAGGGACGCTCGCTGGCTCCGCTGATCACGTCGCTCAACCGGATCAGGCGCCGCCATCCGGCGCTCCGGCAGCTGCGTGACGTCCACTTCCACTCCGTCGACAACGACGCGCTGATCGCGTACAGCAAGCGCTCCGGATCGAACACCCTCCTGGTGGTCGTGAACCTCGACCCGCACCACACCCAGGAGGCCACGGTCTCGTTGGACATGCCGCAACTCGGCCTCGACTGGCACGAGAGCGTGCCGGTGCGCGACGAGCTCACCGGCGACACCTATCACTGGGGCAGGGCCTTCTATGTGCGCCTAGAGCCGGGTATCACGCCCGCGCACATCGTCGTCCTGCGACCGTCCCCGCCGACCGGAGGGTCACCCACACCATGA
- a CDS encoding DUF2000 domain-containing protein yields the protein MNTENENAAQVIAQVTAPDENAPVRFDSKIAVLLREDLETWQRLNVTAFLVSGLGTVAPEVVGEPYEDADATPYLPMFRQPVLVFEGTKEVLTAAHGRALSRALPRSLFTSDLFATGNDRDNRAAVRAVGADALDLVGLAVYGPRNAVDKVLKGARMHP from the coding sequence ATGAACACCGAGAACGAGAACGCCGCCCAGGTCATCGCCCAGGTCACCGCCCCTGACGAGAACGCCCCCGTCCGCTTCGACTCCAAGATCGCCGTCCTGCTCCGCGAGGACCTGGAGACCTGGCAGCGCCTGAACGTGACCGCCTTCCTGGTCAGCGGGCTCGGCACGGTGGCGCCCGAGGTGGTCGGCGAGCCGTACGAGGACGCCGACGCGACCCCGTACCTGCCGATGTTCCGTCAGCCCGTGCTGGTCTTCGAGGGGACGAAGGAGGTGCTGACGGCCGCGCACGGCCGGGCGCTCTCCCGCGCGCTGCCGAGGTCCCTGTTCACCTCGGACCTGTTCGCCACGGGCAACGACCGGGACAACCGGGCGGCCGTACGGGCCGTGGGCGCGGACGCGCTCGACCTGGTGGGCCTCGCGGTGTACGGGCCGCGCAACGCGGTGGACAAGGTGCTCAAGGGCGCCCGCATGCACCCGTGA
- a CDS encoding DJ-1/PfpI family protein, producing the protein MTKTLAFVLYPGITPLDLVGPLQVLSALAQIDPSFEVVVVGKGLTPLSTDTPLKLTPSHTFGQVAESFALIVPGGTEPTLAALADEPLLEWIRQVARTAEVVGSVCTGSLILGAAGLLYGRRATTHWGFRDLLAKFGATPVAERWVQDGPVLTAAGVSAGIDMALHLVERLAGEQTARMVQLLIEYDPQPPLGGIDWRSADLDFFKPHARTMVESALAGHPALLARMTT; encoded by the coding sequence ATGACCAAGACGCTCGCCTTCGTGCTCTATCCCGGCATCACCCCGCTCGACCTGGTGGGGCCGCTCCAGGTGCTGTCGGCGCTGGCCCAGATCGATCCGTCGTTCGAGGTGGTCGTCGTCGGAAAGGGCCTCACGCCCCTGAGCACCGACACGCCGCTGAAGCTGACGCCCAGTCACACGTTCGGACAGGTCGCCGAGTCCTTCGCGCTGATCGTGCCCGGCGGGACCGAGCCGACCCTCGCCGCCCTGGCCGACGAGCCCTTGCTGGAGTGGATCCGCCAGGTCGCGCGGACGGCTGAGGTCGTCGGATCGGTGTGCACCGGCTCACTGATCCTGGGCGCCGCCGGCCTGCTCTACGGCCGTCGGGCCACCACCCACTGGGGCTTCCGTGACCTGCTGGCCAAGTTCGGTGCGACGCCCGTCGCCGAGCGCTGGGTCCAGGACGGTCCCGTACTCACCGCCGCAGGAGTGTCGGCCGGTATCGACATGGCCCTCCACCTGGTCGAACGCCTCGCGGGGGAACAGACGGCCCGCATGGTCCAACTCCTCATCGAGTACGACCCGCAGCCACCCCTGGGCGGCATCGACTGGCGGTCCGCCGATCTCGACTTCTTCAAGCCCCATGCCCGGACCATGGTGGAATCGGCCCTGGCCGGCCATCCCGCGCTTCTGGCCCGCATGACAACCTGA
- the glgB gene encoding 1,4-alpha-glucan branching enzyme, whose product MTARKPSRKKPAPVETEVVPAPQPVTTGTADVPEPAASAATATVTTTAPAPADAPPEKRPKAKRKTGVPPHPRRGGTDVREGVRPAPALHDADRGRLLAGEHHAPHDLLGAHPHDGGVLVRVLRPYARAVTVLAEALRAELLDEGDGFFSGVLPLGAVPEYRLLVAYADDEIEIEDPYRFLPAIGELDLHLIGEGRHEELWTALGSRVMEHQGVAGTRFTVWAPNARGVRIAGDFTYWDSTALPMRSLGSTGVWELFLPGVGEGALYKFDICRPDGSHTLRADPMARAAEVPPATASVVTASHYAWQDGDWMERRGDRPVHEAPFSVYEVHLPSWRPRLTYRQLAEQLPAYVKDLGFTHVELMPVSEHPFGGSWGYQVTGFYAPTSRMGTPDDFRHLVDSLHRAGIGVIMDWVPAHFPRDAWALAEFDGRPLYEHSDPNRAAHPDWGTLEFDFGRKEVRNFLVSNATYWCEEFHIDGLRVDAVASMLYLDYSREEGQWSPNEHGGRENLDAVAFLQEMNATVYRRNPGVVTIAEESTAWNGVTRATHHIGPDGFGGLGFGLKWNMGWMHDSLTYMAKEPVHRKYHHNEMTFSMVYAYSENYVLPISHDEVVHGKQALVSKMPGDWWQQRANHRAYLGFMWAHPGKQLLFMGQEFAQGAEWSEGHGPDWWLLDPAYEASGDHRGVRDLVGDLNAVYGAVPALWQRDTDPGGFSWVDGGAAEDNVLAFLRYDADGSPLLAVSHFSPVVRHDYRLGVPESAEGWVEVLNTDAARYGGSDVRNEEPLKSEEVPAHGRGASITVTLPPLATVWFRPA is encoded by the coding sequence GTGACCGCCCGTAAGCCGTCCAGGAAGAAGCCCGCCCCCGTCGAAACCGAGGTCGTACCAGCCCCGCAGCCGGTGACGACCGGGACGGCCGACGTGCCGGAGCCGGCGGCCTCCGCCGCGACCGCCACGGTCACCACGACCGCGCCCGCCCCGGCAGACGCTCCCCCGGAGAAGCGTCCCAAGGCCAAGCGGAAGACCGGGGTGCCGCCGCACCCCCGACGCGGCGGCACCGACGTCCGCGAGGGCGTCCGGCCCGCGCCCGCCCTGCACGACGCGGACCGCGGCCGGCTGCTCGCCGGCGAGCACCACGCCCCGCACGACCTGCTCGGGGCGCACCCCCACGACGGCGGGGTGCTGGTGCGGGTACTGCGCCCGTACGCGCGTGCCGTGACGGTGCTCGCGGAAGCGCTCCGCGCCGAACTCCTCGACGAAGGCGACGGCTTCTTCTCCGGCGTGCTGCCGCTCGGGGCCGTACCCGAGTACCGGCTGCTGGTCGCCTACGCGGACGACGAGATCGAGATCGAGGACCCGTACCGCTTCCTGCCCGCGATCGGTGAGCTGGACCTGCACCTGATCGGCGAGGGCCGGCACGAGGAGCTGTGGACCGCGCTGGGCTCACGGGTCATGGAGCACCAGGGGGTCGCCGGGACCCGGTTCACGGTGTGGGCGCCCAACGCCCGGGGGGTGCGGATCGCGGGCGACTTCACCTACTGGGACAGCACCGCGCTGCCGATGCGTTCGCTCGGGTCGACCGGGGTGTGGGAGCTGTTCCTCCCGGGCGTGGGCGAGGGCGCGCTCTACAAGTTCGACATCTGCCGCCCGGACGGCTCGCACACCCTGCGCGCCGACCCGATGGCCCGCGCCGCCGAGGTGCCGCCCGCCACCGCCTCGGTGGTGACGGCCTCGCACTACGCGTGGCAGGACGGCGACTGGATGGAGCGGCGGGGCGACCGCCCGGTGCACGAGGCACCGTTCTCGGTGTACGAGGTCCATCTCCCCTCCTGGCGACCCCGCCTGACGTACCGCCAGCTCGCGGAGCAACTGCCCGCGTACGTCAAGGACCTGGGCTTCACGCACGTGGAGCTGATGCCGGTCTCCGAGCATCCGTTCGGCGGCTCCTGGGGCTACCAGGTGACCGGTTTCTACGCGCCGACCTCCCGCATGGGCACCCCGGACGATTTCCGCCACCTGGTGGACTCGCTGCACCGGGCGGGCATCGGCGTGATCATGGACTGGGTGCCCGCGCACTTCCCGCGCGACGCGTGGGCGCTGGCCGAGTTCGACGGGCGCCCGCTGTACGAGCACTCCGACCCGAACCGCGCGGCGCACCCGGACTGGGGCACCCTGGAGTTCGACTTCGGCCGCAAGGAGGTCCGCAACTTCCTCGTCTCCAACGCCACTTACTGGTGCGAGGAGTTCCACATCGACGGGCTCCGGGTCGACGCCGTCGCCTCCATGCTCTACCTCGACTACTCCCGCGAGGAGGGTCAGTGGTCGCCCAACGAGCACGGCGGCCGGGAGAACCTGGACGCGGTGGCCTTCCTCCAGGAGATGAACGCGACCGTCTACCGCCGCAACCCCGGGGTGGTGACGATCGCCGAGGAGTCCACCGCGTGGAACGGCGTCACCCGCGCCACCCACCACATCGGCCCGGACGGCTTCGGCGGACTCGGGTTCGGGCTGAAGTGGAACATGGGCTGGATGCACGACTCCCTCACCTACATGGCGAAGGAGCCGGTGCACCGCAAGTACCACCACAACGAGATGACCTTCTCGATGGTGTACGCGTACAGCGAGAACTACGTGCTGCCGATCTCGCACGACGAGGTGGTCCACGGCAAGCAGGCACTGGTCTCGAAGATGCCCGGTGACTGGTGGCAGCAGCGCGCCAACCACCGCGCGTACCTCGGCTTCATGTGGGCGCACCCCGGTAAACAACTCCTTTTCATGGGCCAGGAGTTCGCGCAGGGCGCCGAGTGGTCGGAGGGCCACGGCCCGGACTGGTGGCTGCTCGACCCGGCGTACGAGGCGTCCGGCGACCACCGCGGCGTACGCGACCTGGTCGGCGACCTGAACGCGGTGTACGGCGCGGTCCCCGCGCTCTGGCAGCGCGACACCGACCCGGGCGGCTTCAGCTGGGTGGACGGCGGTGCGGCGGAGGACAACGTCCTGGCGTTCCTCCGCTACGACGCGGACGGCTCCCCACTGCTCGCGGTCTCCCACTTCTCCCCGGTGGTCCGGCACGACTACCGGCTCGGGGTGCCGGAGTCGGCCGAGGGCTGGGTGGAGGTGCTGAACACCGACGCGGCCCGCTACGGCGGCAGCGACGTGCGGAACGAGGAGCCGCTGAAGTCGGAGGAGGTACCGGCGCACGGCCGTGGGGCCAGCATCACGGTGACCCTGCCGCCGCTGGCGACGGTCTGGTTCCGCCCGGCCTGA